In the Trichoderma atroviride chromosome 4, complete sequence genome, TATGcgtctttctcctttttgatTTGTCTGCTCTTTTTACATGGACGAATACTGTATATGAGATGCTTGGCAGTGAAGAATTTAGTATGCGAGAATGTGAAATGGCGGACACTGCTGCAATGTTTACAAATCATGGATGATGAAGCATGTATAAATGGAGATTTACATACCATCTGTATGCTCAATTTTATGCATCCCGAAATGTATCTATGAAGACATGGATCGGGTTGAAGTGACGGAATAAGATCACGTGAGGGCATGTGTGGGCAATATTTACGTCAGGACCCCGTTTTGCGCGATAAGCTGGCGTCATCAACGCTGCCGGACAAAAATAGCCCAACACACCGATTCTGCGATCATCCGCCTCATCTTTTCTGCTTCCTCTGCTACCTCTGCTTGTTTTCATCAGGTGCTGCGAGAGCAACTTTGAAAGCCTTGCCCGGCATTGATagtgctggagctgttgtTGGAGGCAGTCCTCGTTAACATTTAATATGCCTGCTGGGTATAAACATGGCGACACTCCGGCAAAAGCCATGGTGCGCGGCACCATCTCATATCTCGAATCCCAGGGGCTGCCAGTGAACAAATCTGCCATTTTTCGGCACTTTGAGCTCTCACGGTCTCAGGGATATGCCGCGCTGAGCGCatcgccgaagccgaagcgtGAGGATCCCGAATGGGGCGAGACGCGAGGGCGGCCAAGCAAAATCTCCGACTCGGACcagcagaagatggaggagatccTGTGGGACGACAAGTTTGAAGACGTGAGCCTCAACTGGAACGggctggccaaggctgcGGGCCTGGAGATGAACTGCAACCGGAGGACGCTGCACCGGACGCTGGGGACGCTGGCGTACCGACGGTGTCTTGCGTGTGGGCGGACTCATACGCACAAGAGGCATCGGGAGAAGCGCTGCGACTATGCGAGGAAGGCGTTGATGGCGTATCCCCTGCTGGAGGACTGGCGGCGCATGCGGTTCAGCGCGGAGCTGCACTTTGCCTTTGGGCTCGACGGCAAGATGCGCCTCACGCCGAGGGCGGGCGAGAAGCTGTGCAGCTCGTGTGCGCAGCAGCCCGGCCTGGACTGGCCGCGGGACATTCGGCGCCTGCACGCCTGGGTCGCCGTCGGGCACGGCTTCAAGAGCGAGCTCGTCTTCTACGACTCGTCGACCAGCCCCAAGGACAGCGGCACCATGTCCATGGCGGACTACTGCGACAAGGTGCTCGACAAGGTGGTCAAGCCGTGGCTCACGGCGGGCGGGCCGGGATCCTTCATCCTGGAGGAGGACGCCGACGTGTTTGCGCacggcagcgccagcaaggTCAACCTGGCGCAGCAGTGGAAGGACACGCACGGGCTGCGGTGCACGTTTAGCTGCGGCGAGAGCCCGGACCTGAGCCCGCTGGACTCGCTGGTGTGGCCGGCGGGCAAGCAGTGGACGTCGGCGGTGCTGACGGACTGGCAGGACGAGACGCTGCGGCGGGCGGCGAGGGAGGCGTGGGCGGGGGTTGGGCAGGACAAGATTGACATGTGGGTGGATGTGATGCCGCAGCGGTTACAGCAGGTGGTGGAGAGTGAGGGGAGGATGGTGGCGTGGTGAGAGCGAGTGTCTGTGTAGAGTGAGGTTGCGAGCTTCAAGGGCGTGTTATGATGGTTGATGGCATTTTATATGGAGTTTGTTGGAGAGTATGCGTTTTATTGTTTTACTTGGCGTGTATGGTTTTTGTTTGCTGGCGAGAAGCATTGGTAGATGGGATCAAATTGAAATAAACGGCATTTATGTGAATTCACAGATGGAATCAGTTGCGTCGTTCTGGTATATGTGTGACATGGCATGATGTTgaaaagctggagagcttgtGGAAGTAGACTAGTCTGCTTTACTCATAGAGCAATATCGAGGGTAAGCGTTGTACTGCAACCTGATGGGGAATTGAATGTGATGCTACCAAGGAATATTGCCATTTCAGCCATTTTGATTAAGCAGCATTTATTAGAATTAAAAGGTGGTTTTTAGGTTGTGCCACTTTTGTTGTGTCACTTGAGATTACAGCTTGGAGAGTAGTTGAGCTTGCATCGGAAGCAAACTAGGTACGCATCAATGCTATGCTTTTGCCAAATATATGAGGAAGAGACTGCATTTCTGTTTTGGGTCTACCATGAAGAAATACTGCTAATCCGTGGCAATTGTTTAAACTACTAGGTGGAATTTAAGCTGTGTCTTTTTGTTATAATAGTATGATGTTTACAGGCTGGAGAGTAGCTTGCATTGGAAGTGAACTACTTGAGGTACATGTAACTCAACGCTGTGCTCTCGTGTACAAACACCCAATGAGGAAAAGACTGCATTTCTACTTGATTCCATGGACAAATACTGCCAATTCGAGCCATCTTTTTCAGAAATCAACATGTCAGAATACCTATACATGCCCAGGCTGTCACGGACATATTCCAAGTGGATATTCCCCGTCTCGGCAAATGCTACAGCAAACGCACGTCAAGTAGGACTGTTGGGCGGCAACGTACGATGTGACACGCGAGAGCCCAATCAAGAGCACCTGATGCATCGAGAGCTATGCAACTGGCAATTCCTTGTTTGCGGGGGAAAAACACAAATCCCAACTCGGTATATTTCCCTTATCAGCTCCCATCTAGTATTCTCCGTGTGGAGAATGAACAAGCCAATCAAAGCTGCATCCATTACTAAGCCTGCGGCATCCAAACACGTGGGTTTGTTTGCGGGTTTGCGGCGCATCGGCCCCACGCCCAGATCGACGGGGCAaagggagggaaaaaaaaaaaaaggaagaagcgagagagcCCTTGGCCTCAACAAAAATCCCAACAGATGTGGGGGAGAGACAGGTGAGAGGGTTGCTTTTTTGTACTGCAGAGATGTACTCcttactgctgctggcagtGTTACAGATGCGGTGTCTCTTTGTTTGAGATattgttttattttatttttttactttttgaCAGAGCATTTATAGCTGTTTGTGTTGAAAAGTGCTTGTATTGCTGTGCTTGttgaaaagatggaaaagtcAATTGCAGACATCTCCACAAGCATCTACAAGTAATAGTGGAGAGAAGTCTCCAGTTACTGCCAAGTACTCGCTGGTAGATCATCTACATAAGCACAGCGAGAGTCGATACCTGGCAGTACCTATCCATCCAGCTGAGACATGTACACCCAGGTAAGCACCGTCTCGCCACCTGCAGGTCCACGAAGTAAACAAGACAAGTATCTACATACATgaatttctctctctttttgttggTCCTTGTGGCCTGATGAGGGTACCTCGTTGCGTGACATGACACGGCTGTGCGAGATTCCGAGAAATCGCAGAGCCCATCAGGAGAAATCGTGGCATCATGAAATCTGCTGCTAGCGGTTCCAACAGAAGAGTGGAGGGGGCCCAAGAGCAGAGGTGAGATTCACATGGCccgaggctgaagatgaaaaaaaaatgtcgTCTGCTCATCTGTTTAAGCGTTTTGCAAGAGGGCATGCCTAATCTGCTTCAGAGGCAACTTCTGGGGAAGGCGAGTGAACTACCGGGACGCTACCAATGCATCGGGCGTAGATACGACGCTGCAACGGGCATCAATTGCAAAGTACCTCTGCTTGTACCGCTGCAGCGCCCAGCAAAACTCGGCTTCACATGCCTGGCTGCCTCTCCTGACCATCTGCTGTGTGCATCAATTGCAGATCGCATCGCCCATGGTGCGTTTTAGGCTCGCTCAGCCAGCCACCCCGGCACGGCCGTGTCTCGCTTCCCCGCCGCACCTGGTACGTGTCTTTTGGTTTGTTGGAAGAGACATGAAGGGCTTGATGTGCTTGTAAGTCCGGTGCGGGCGAGCATCAGGCAGTGTGTGCTGCCTGCAGTGAAGCACCTACACTGGGAGATGCAGCTCAACCATGGATGGAATGTAGTGATGCGGCGTAAAAAGGTCTTCTACCTGTACAGCTGCTCAAATCACCTGGACGCAGTGACGGCTGTCGATGATGCATTTCCACCGTCAAATGTCTTGTGCGAGGGAATTTGAGTCAGCCTAGTGCGCCATGGGAGCGTTATATCGGACATGGCTTATCTATTCCGCCATCTGcctgtcctttttttttttttacatgtGACGGTGGCGTGGGCGAGGCTCTGCGTGTAGCTTTTTCAGTCTCCAAGATGCGACGAAGCCGGATTTACATCAGATGCACACTGCAGCTTGCAATGCCCAATGCCCAATATTTCCAAAGCTATAGCTGCAGCGTAGAAATTACAGTGGTTCGAATAGCATCGCAGCTAATTCCCGAGACGACGCTGCAACCACCCAGACCCTGGCCAAAAAAAGTTGGAAGAGCctagagaaaaaaaaaagagtggcGCTAGGGGTAAGTTGACCCGAGTAGGCAGTTCAGGCTGTCCATCCAGGGTCCAGTTAATGAGGGGGGGAGCGCCAGATCTGGCGTTAAGCTCGCCTCCAATTGGCAACGCAGGCTTTAATTTTTCCAACGACGCGGAGGTTTACGAATTGATGGAAGAGGAATTGTTTGCAAATGATACAGATGGCAATCAATTGAGTAGACAAAAACAGACAAGATACAAACAAGCAGAATGAATAATCATACAGGTCAAGTCTTTATTTGCCTCCAATGTTCCCAAAAGCGAAAAGGCGCAGCCCCACGGTGGGCGGAAGGAAACGCCCCCCAACAAAAAATTCAACTCGCATCTGCACCTCCGGCTGGATCTGCCACTCCCGGAGCGAGCCtgacaagaaagaaggggCCAGGCTCGGCGTGTGCGAGTGTACTTTTGATGTACATTGTCAGAGCACAGACACCAGGCTGTTGAGTGTGTATCTTTTCGTAGTGACATGCAGCTTGTGGATTGGGCTTCTGTGCAACTCGGgctggccttttgcttctcgcCTCCATTCCTGTTTGTACCCTGTGAAACGGGACTATCCCTATCGGatctctcctctttcttcttctctgcttgtTTGCTTCATAAAGGACAAAAGGAAGGCGGCCCCGGTCCCGGCACTCTCTGCTTTTCCCTTCTCTGTTGGAGGTCCCGTAAACCACACGCCGCCTATCTTATCTGATAGTGAGCTGTGCTCGTGTCACTTGGTggtctttttcttcatctctcgCTCTTCCTTTCAAGCCTTGTCTTTTtctgttcctcttttcctcttttccaatTCACCGCTACCGcatccatcttcattctcctcttccgctgccagccatggcctccaCTGCCATGCCTCTGCCTGCAAAGGCCTCGCTGCGGCGCAACATCACCGACTCGACCGAGTCCTCTGCGGCCGTCTCGCCCATGGACTCGCCCAGgccctcggcctcgtccacgTCGCTGTCGTCCATGTCGTCGGTCGAcgtcaacgccgccaagccCAACTTTGGCCGCATGATTGACACGTACGGCAACGAGTTCACGGTGCCCGACTTCACCATCAAGGACATCCGCGACGCCATCCCCAAGCACTGCTTCCAGCGGTCCGCGCTCAAGGGCTACGCCTACATCCTGCGCGACATGGCCTGCCTGGCCACCaccttcttcgtcttccacaACTACGTCACGCCGGAGCTGATCCCCTCGACGCCCGTCCGCGCGGGCCTCTGGGCGCTGTACACGGTGCTGCAGGGCCTCTTCGGCACCGGCCTCTGGGTCATTGCCCACGAGTGCGGCCACGGCGCCTTCTCCGACTCCAAGACGCTCAACGACTTCACCGGCTGGGTGCTGCactcggcgctgctggtgcccTACTTCAGCTGGCAAATCTCGCACCGCAAGCACCACGCCGCCACCGGCAACATGGAGCGCGACATGGTCTTTGTGCCCCGGACCCGCGAGGAGCAGGCCACCCGTCTGGGCAAGCTGGCCCACGAGCTGTCGGAGCTCGCCGAGGACGCGCCCGCCTACACGCTCTTCATGCTGGtcatgcagcagctcatcggATGGCCCAACTACCTGCTGACCAACGTCACCGGCCACAACTACCACGAGCGCCAGCGCGAGGGCCGCGGCAAGGGCAAGCACAACggcgccggcggcggcgtcaacCACTTCAACCCCTTTAGCCCGCTGTACGAGCACCGCGACGCCCTCCTCATCGTCTACAGCGACATTGGCCTCGCCCTGGCCGGCACCGCGCTCTACTACCTCGGCAGCACCTTTGGCTGGTCCAACCTGGCCGTCTGGTACTTTATCCCGTACCTCTGGGTCAACCACTGGCTCGGTTAGTCTCAATCGCTCGCTTCTCTTGATAACCACATACTGACCTTGTTTAGTTGCCATCACCTTCCTCCAGCACACCGACCCGACCCTCCCCCACTACACCGGCGAGCAGTGGAACTTTGTCCGAGGCGCGGCCGCCACCATTGACCGCGAGATGGGCTTCGTCGgccgccagctgctgcacggCATCGTCGAGACCCACGTGCTGCACCACTACGTCGCCACCATCCCCTTCTACAACGCCGACGAGGCCTCGGATGCCATCCGCCCCGTCATGGGCAAGCACTACCGCTCCGACACAAAGGACGGCGCCCTGGGCTTCATCCGCGCCATGTACCGCAGCGCTCGCATGTGCCAGTGGGTTGAGCCCAGCAAGGATGCCGAGGACGCCGGCAAGGGcgttctcttcttccgcaacCGCAACGGCCTGGGAACCAAGCCCCTGGTGATGCCCAAGCCCGAGTAAGGGAATGGAATGGGTAATGGAAAATGGAAAATGATGGAAATTTGAGACTGtgaagaataaaaagtaGACTCTTCTAAAGTGGACTTGTATTCGCTTCTCTGGCCAGTGGAGAAGGAGTCGCGTGATCGCGTGAGCCCTATCCCTGCAGAGTCTTGAGAGCTggttgaaagaagatgaattcATTAAAGCTAGAGCTTAGACGTATATGAAAGAATACCAATAGACACGATCCAAAGACGAGTGCCAAGATGTAATGTCTCCATTTTGCTGTTGTTTCCTCTCGTGGCTGGTTTGTTGATGAGATGCAGTCAATAGTCAGGTTCtagaaaagataaaagaagagTCGGTTGGAATGTAAAACGAACCAGGTCCGTATGCGGGGATGTGAACCTTGAGCAATAACCCCACTTGTTTTGGACGTCAAATCCCCAACACCGACGAAACATCAATTCAACAGCAAGTGCAAAAACACCACTGTTCGTCTCGGGAAGCTCTTTTGGGTGAGATCAAGATCCATCTCCGGACAGCTGAAAGGTTTCGCAGCGGCATGCCTTGCTGACGTCTGGTATAAATTTGGACATTTCGCCCAGAGAGGAAATtattggagatggatgcCGATAAGCCATGATCCGAATCCGATTTGGCCCCGATGCATGGTCCTTGCTCGCGACTTTTTTAGTATTCGGAGGGTTTTTGGATCGATTTCATGGATGTGGAGAGGAGCCAAATGCATGACTGCCGGATGATGGATTATGCATTTATACGTTGTATTAGACAGCCGTCTATCTCGTAATTTTGTGAAttgatttctttgttttatttataaCCTAATCTAAATTGTAAAAACCGAGATGGATGATTGAATGGTTTTTTAACCAGACTGTAGATATTCTATCAAAATTGTAGTTTTGTGAGAACTGAGCGCCTCAAGTAACCCCTAGACAAATGCACAACTTCCACTCTACAGActcttgctcttcctccGCCCAACAACAATCACACCCTTCAGAACCCTCGTCCGATCAAACCAATCATACACCCTCCCAACTGCACTGTACCCCGTCAGCGATATCCCATACGGCTTCAGCGCAGCATCCTGTCTTTGCAGAAAGCCCGCCAGGCCAGCAAACACATGGTCCGAAACATCTTGTATCTCGATACCCCCCCCTGTCGTAGCCGCATTCGACCAGTTGCTCGCGGTACTGCGCCTCTGTTAAGAAGGTCTGCCATGGACAGAGCAGGATGAAGCCTAGCAGCCGGACGGCCAGTGTTTGCCACAGGGTTGTGTTGTCGCCGAGGATGAGGTCAAAGGCCATGACGTTTGCGTCGAGGGTCTGGGAGGCGTGCTGGAAGATGGGCTTTCGGGAGGGCGAGAAGTGGTAGAGGCAGTCTAGGCCGAGGAGCCAGCGCTCCGAGGCCTTGTCCGAGAGGGTGTCGACGGCGGTGGTGATTGCCTTGTCCCAGGACTGTGGCTTTGCGGCATCTGCTTGAAAGAGCTTGATTGACAGGTTGTCAACGTGTTTGCTGTCGGCTGCCACTAGGGAGGCATCGAGTCTCTGCTGCGCTGCCTGCCGCTGCGTCTCGTTCAGCGTAAGGCCGACGTAGCGGAGAGGCCGTGATGGAGCCTGGATGAGCTCTGCAAGTGCTACGGTCTGGTCACCGCATCCAAAGCCCACGTCTAGGACGGCAACCGAGTTTCGGGCCGTCTTGTTGGATACAAGGCCAGCGGCTTTCAGGATGTGGAGGAGCATGTTGCGCGCAGCCTCGTCGAGGTGCTGGATGGATGAGCCGTCGTCATTTGTCCTGTCCGGCTGAGTTAGATGtacatttctttttattgATGAGTTATGTATCTGTAATGAAACAAAAACTTGCCAGTATCCCAGATTCATCCACATTGACGGAAATGGTGCCTTGACATTCAACTTCCAGTGGCCAAGCCCGTATACATCACCAGACTTGATTAGCGAAAAGGCCACCAAGGCGAGcacgacgatgatggccgCACATCCTGCCAGAAACCCAAGGATGAAGTCTCCAGCGGCCATTTGATGAGATTGGCCAGACTAAAGTTGTTAGTATGCGGGTGGGTGTAAGATTTCAAAACGTCACTCTAAATTGTATTGAGTGCTCCCGTATATCGTCATACATTCATTTTGGCTCCGACGTTGCCTTACGTCGCCCTGCTTTTAGATGCTGATGGTGCGCAGCCACCCGCCGCCAAGATCCGATTTGACAGCAACGAGCGAAAGTGCTGTAAATACAACTCTGACAGACACCAGCCAACTTCTTTTGGCAGCAATTCAAAAGTGGCAAACCCGGTGGATTCACTTTATTCATTAGCACGTGCTAGTCAATCTTAGTAGAGTAGGGGACCAAgtaagataaaaaaaaaaaactcgcACTCGCTTCTGGTCCCTCGGCCTGTGCTGCAAAGAAAATGGCCGTCGGGGGGTCTGAAACGCCCTAGTCAGCCCAATCACAGCGGACGATTTGCAACTTTGTTGGGGACTCtggctgccaaagctggCGCCGAACTGCCAGGGGGGTTGCAGCCTCGTCCGACTTGATTACTTGTGCTGTAGATTGTCGCGCCATTAAAATGTCCAGACGTGGCATGTATTGGAATCGGTGTTGGACGCGCTTGCTGTGATGCGTTGATGGGGcgttgcttttgcttttgattCTCAACTTTTACTTGAGCCCTTTATCAAGGTTGTTGTTCCAATCTCTACTTTAATTATTGGCGACTACGAATAGGCATTTCAGCGGTCTTGGCTGCTGTAAGGACTGCATGAATAGGTACCTCAGCAACATTCAAGATACTCGGGATGCATCAGAATCACAGCAAAAGCCGAGTTGCCATCATCGGCACCGGATTGGCTGGCCTCACAACGGCATATCTGCTGCATCACGACAAGCAGAAGCGCTACGAGGTGACGCTCTTTGAACAGGtactcactcactcactcactcacccGTAAAACCCCCAACATGTAAATACCAACATCCATCCCAGGCCCCCAAATTCTCCCTCGACGCCGCCTCAGTCACGCTCAGAAATGAAGCCACAAACTCGCTCGAGCGCATCGACATCCCCCCCGCGCAGCTTCTGCCGCGGCTACTACGCCAACCTCTGCCGCATGTACGACCACCTGGGCGTGCCCTTCCAGCGCATCCAGCTCATCTGGGTCTTTGCCAAAGTCTCTGCCGCAGCGCAGGCCCAGATCCCCAGCGCTGATGCCGCAGAGGCCATGCCGGGCAGCTACTTTGTCTACGGCAAGCGGCTgcacgagctgctgctggtctcGCCGCACTTCTGGCTCAGGGGGTCGCTGCAGAACGTGCTGCTGACCTTTTACCTGGCCCTCTGCCACGCCTGGTTCTTTGCCGcgtgcttcttcttgccgccgcGCATGATCCGGCCCGAGCGGTATTTGGATGTCAAGGTGAAGGGCTCTGCGGCCAAGAGCGGCCAGAACTGCGAGTCGTTGCGCCAGTACCTGGACCGCATATGGCTGCCGCAGTACTATGTGCTGTACTTTCTGCTGCCCATCCTGAGCAtcatctgcagctgctcccACGCCGAGATGCTGGACTTTCCCGCCAGCGACGTCACCAGCTTCATGAAGGGGTCCTTTCTGCGCAAGACGTATGTGGCCAAGGGGGGGCATCAACCGGGTGCAGGCGACGCTGGCGGGAGGCATCAAGGACGTGAGGCTGCAGACTCGAGTGAACAAGGTCGAGCGAGTTGATGGCGGTGTTTTGATCCGCTATGAAAGCCAGGACGAGAAACGCTCTGCTGAGGAGGTGTTTGATCGCGTGGTGCTTGCCGTATCGCCAAACGTTGCCGCAGCCATCTTCAACCCGTCCAAGCCGCTGCTCGGCGTCATCCCCACCGTGCCCGTCACAAGCACCGTGCTGGCGTCTCCAAACACCAAAATCTCTCTGGTCGATGAGAAGACGCACGTTCCGTCGGGCGGATGCTCATACCGGCGCGGCGAGGCCCAGATCATGGCCTTTCGGACCACCTTTTCCGACAGCATCGTCCAGACCGAGTCGCTGCACTATCTTGAAGGCGGGCTGGTGGTCCGGACGAGTCCCACGGGTGATGTCGCTGAAGTAAAGGGCACGCTGGACACGGCGAGATTCACCAGGACGCTGCGCACCACGGAGAGCAGAAACATGGTGCGCAAGGCCATGGAGGCGGGTGATGCGGGATGGGTGAATGGCAAGGATGATGTGTGGATCGTGGGCTCGTGGTGCTGGGATGGGATGGTGCTGTTGGAGGGATGTGTCGTTTCTGCGATGCGCGTGGCCAGGGATCTCGGGGTGAATGTGCCGTGGTAGGTGTTGTTTGATTGTTGGCATTGCGATATCCAAGTTTTCGATTGTTAGAGTTTTGATAGAAGCGGGCTGGTGGTAGTAATAAGCATTTGCATCTTGAGCGCTCAGTCTTTGCATCTAGATAATACACGATACCTTATTCCTCCAATACCTTTACTCTGCAAATGGTATAGATGTGAGTATTCGGGCGGTACTGGAGTTGGCTATACGCGTTACCGTAGCGAAGAGCCATGATTCTTGCTGTACATAAAGAGCCTGCTAGTAGCTGTCAATTGAAAGGATTGATGCTTCTTAATCAGATTCCACTCACGGctatatacctaggtaggtactagtaggtatAGTGAACAGCTCTACCAGCCTTGACAAGTACCATGTTTTGGGTCTTTTAGGTGCTGACTGCGCATGCTTCAACACGACTGTTAAAGTTCAGTTAGTCCCCATCAcgaaaagatgatggagctTAAGCAATGTGAcagaagacgatgaaacGTGCTCACGTCGAGAAGAAACAACGGCACTCTGTCTACACCTCTAATATGAAGCCATCGTGTATCCGGCAAATCACCCCAGCTCCCCGCCATCTTGCTTCTCCGCCACATTACGAATCCCTACAGCAACTTACTCATCAACCCAAAATTGCAATTTTGACAAACCAAGCCCGTGGCGTCTTGGGCAACCCAGGCACAGCCCCTCGaaacaaagccaagaaagcATATTTGGGGCAGAATCAGTAAAGACGGCCTTGGCGAGAATCGCAACCATGACGCCTTGGCTGGAAGGGCATGCGTCCGCAGGTAGACGgtacttgttcttttttttttgttcccaaCCTAAAGTTACTAGCCcttattttttcttcgtttcttttgtttttcccgTCATCccgcaaaaaaagggaaaaatgATTCCATTCTCACGCCCAAATGCATCAGAACCCGGGCTTTGACAAAACTGCGAGCTCTAATGCATGCGTGCATGTCACGGTGGACCAGAAAACCATCAGCTGCGTGAGAGTAACTTTTTACCTATTAGCATCTGCATCGACTCACAATAGTGTAATCGAGGGAAAAACTAGAGACAAGACCAGAGATAAAGAGGCCCGTTTTCAGTGCACTACGTAATGCAGCAGGGCCAACAACTCGGGCTGGACTTGGCTGCCTCGGATGTGGAGACGCCAATTCGTGGACGCCTGCAGGTTGTTAGCAGTAGTTAGTTGATGCAGTAGTGGTTTAGCTGTCTAGCTGTGGTATGTTGGGGATatgcagcttctgcagcgtAAATGACTCGAGTTGAGGAGTAGACTGGGCAGGGTATAACCAGGCATATCATATCAGATCATCACACTTGGCCTAGCATAGCCACAGCCGCAGTCTGACGCGGGGtcagcagatgcagatgagaTGCTACAGCTATTGATAGCACTGTATGCTGCAGCGGACTCGACACAATGACAGTCATGATGAGCAGTGTAAAATAACAACAAGCATTATCATTAACCCTAGAGGCGGGCCTCCCATTTGGTATTGTCGGTAATATTCTCTATCAATACACCAAAACTGCAATGCGGGgttttccttcctttctctccccTCCCGCTCTTGCTGTAGCATAGAATGCCTCATAATCCCTATAGATAGATTTCACCGTGACCCGTGACGCCGAGCTGatagccaaagccaagatgccgttCCGTCTGTACCATCCGTTCCGTATATCGTCGGTCCCTCCAGGAAACCGTTTGTggaggggggaaaaaagtgtagtaaaaaggaaaattcgtttaaaaaaaagtcgaaTGGAAAATCATCGCCCGCGGTGTTCCGCTTCGCCCTTTTATCGTAAATAGCCCGTGGGATGAGCTGGTgtaaaaacaagaagaagaagcaaaagttgtgttaaaaaaaagaaccatAATGACAAGCGAGTATCCTTCTCtttctagaaaaaaaaaaaaaaagcaagcggCTGAGTCGAAACAAGTATGCAGGTACGGTACTACTGGTGGTTAAGTAGAATTATTAGTGAATCGCGCCTACGGAGCGTATTCTTTTGATATAACGATGTGATGAGATGGCCCAGATAAGTGTAGAATAAAGGAATCAAGAAATCGTCAAAGCCGGCTTCGCTCTATACCATCGACTGGCTGATGCTGGGCTTTCGCTGTCTTGTGGGTGACCAGCTGTTGCGGGCTGCGGCCAcaccgccaaagccaaacagGCGACATCTGCGGCGGTACGATCTCCTAGACGTTGTGCAGATGTAGGcggcgccaaagatgacGGTCAGGGCGACAAACAGGAGGCCCAGGTAAAAGGTGTAGTGCTCGCCAATCGTCAGGAACAGCGCGGCGTCCCAGCCGtgccagctgctggcgccggCGTGCACAAAGATGGGCGTCGTGACCTTGCCTCGCAGCATGTGCGGCGCCATGTCGCCGTGCTCGTCGGACAGAATATGGACCTTTGTGCTCTGGCGGCCGGCGTTGAAGTCGCGGACGTAGGACATCCACTGGTTGGAGTAGAACATGCAGCCGGTGCTCAGCATGTTCTCGACGTAGGGGATGCGCATCGGCAGCGCCCAGTGCAGGTCGTGGCTGGGcaccttctccagcagctgcgtcAGGAACGGATGCCCGGGCTGGGTGGCGATGAAGGCGTTGTTGACTCCCGCGGGATGCGCGCCGGGCGAGACGTACGGCAGACGCACAATGGGCGTCGAGTCGAGGGGCACGCGACAGGTGACGTCGAGGTCGACGTAGATGCCGCCCGAGTGGTGCAGCAGGGCATATCGCAGGATGTTTGCGCGCTGGATGTTCTGGGCGT is a window encoding:
- a CDS encoding uncharacterized protein (EggNog:ENOG41), with protein sequence MPAGYKHGDTPAKAMVRGTISYLESQGLPVNKSAIFRHFELSRSQGYAALSASPKPKREDPEWGETRGRPSKISDSDQQKMEEILWDDKFEDVSLNWNGLAKAAGLEMNCNRRTLHRTLGTLAYRRCLACGRTHTHKRHREKRCDYARKALMAYPLLEDWRRMRFSAELHFAFGLDGKMRLTPRAGEKLCSSCAQQPGLDWPRDIRRLHAWVAVGHGFKSELVFYDSSTSPKDSGTMSMADYCDKVLDKVVKPWLTAGGPGSFILEEDADVFAHGSASKVNLAQQWKDTHGLRCTFSCGESPDLSPLDSLVWPAGKQWTSAVLTDWQDETLRRAAREAWAGVGQDKIDMWVDVMPQRLQQVVESEGRMVAW
- a CDS encoding uncharacterized protein (TransMembrane:4 (i98-117o129-150i293-312o324-343i)), with translation MASTAMPLPAKASLRRNITDSTESSAAVSPMDSPRPSASSTSLSSMSSVDVNAAKPNFGRMIDTYGNEFTVPDFTIKDIRDAIPKHCFQRSALKGYAYILRDMACLATTFFVFHNYVTPELIPSTPVRAGLWALYTVLQGLFGTGLWVIAHECGHGAFSDSKTLNDFTGWVLHSALLVPYFSWQISHRKHHAATGNMERDMVFVPRTREEQATRLGKLAHELSELAEDAPAYTLFMLVMQQLIGWPNYLLTNVTGHNYHERQREGRGKGKHNGAGGGVNHFNPFSPLYEHRDALLIVYSDIGLALAGTALYYLGSTFGWSNLAVWYFIPYLWVNHWLVAITFLQHTDPTLPHYTGEQWNFVRGAAATIDREMGFVGRQLLHGIVETHVLHHYVATIPFYNADEASDAIRPVMGKHYRSDTKDGALGFIRAMYRSARMCQWVEPSKDAEDAGKGVLFFRNRNGLGTKPLVMPKPE
- a CDS encoding uncharacterized protein (EggNog:ENOG41~TransMembrane:1 (o6-29i)), yielding MAAGDFILGFLAGCAAIIVVLALVAFSLIKSGDVYGLGHWKLNVKAPFPSMWMNLGYWTNDDGSSIQHLDEAARNMLLHILKAAGLVSNKTARNSVAVLDVGFGCGDQTVALAELIQAPSRPLRYVGLTLNETQRQAAQQRLDASLVAADSKHVDNLSIKLFQADAAKPQSWDKAITTAVDTLSDKASERWLLGLDCLYHFSPSRKPIFQHASQTLDANVMAFDLILGDNTTLWQTLAVRLLGFILLCPWQTFLTEAQYREQLVECGYDRGGYRDTRCFGPCVCWPGGLSAKTGCCAEAVWDIADGVQCSWEGV
- a CDS encoding uncharacterized protein (EggNog:ENOG41~TransMembrane:2 (i95-116o157-175i)); the protein is MKPQTRSSASTSPPRSFCRGYYANLCRMYDHLGVPFQRIQLIWVFAKVSAAAQAQIPSADAAEAMPGSYFVYGKRLHELLLVSPHFWLRGSLQNVLLTFYLALCHAWFFAACFFLPPRMIRPERYLDVKVKGSAAKSGQNCESLRQYLDRIWLPQYYVLYFLLPILSIICSCSHAEMLDFPASDVTSFMKGSFLRKTYVAKGGHQPGAGDAGGRHQGREAADSSEQGRAS
- a CDS encoding uncharacterized protein (EggNog:ENOG41) — protein: MAFRTTFSDSIVQTESLHYLEGGLVVRTSPTGDVAEVKGTLDTARFTRTLRTTESRNMVRKAMEAGDAGWVNGKDDVWIVGSWCWDGMVLLEGCVVSAMRVARDLGVNVPW